One genomic region from Diabrotica undecimpunctata isolate CICGRU chromosome 9, icDiaUnde3, whole genome shotgun sequence encodes:
- the LOC140451399 gene encoding mitochondrial nicotinamide adenine dinucleotide transporter SLC25A51 — translation MNGTVLSHRNINWKEFACGWGAALINVSVTYPINKLIFRQILHGTKIYPAFLQLRSEGIHYLYRGILPPLCQKTLSLSIMFGVYEEVKRPLIQLGFNPYGAKAIGALVSGTTEVILMPFERVQTILADSKHHTDFRNTLHVFRELGKFGIREYYRGLVPIVLRNGPSNVGFFILREEMQNRFPKYQNEFLRTSIEFLCGSMIGVLLSTVFYPLNVLKIRMQTKIGGSFENPWKVLIDIYNERGGKIKYIYYGVQANYTRAFISWGVMNTAYEHLKTMANEI, via the exons ATGAATGGAACTGTACTTTCTCACAGGAATATCAATTGGAAAGAATTTGCTTGTGGTTGGGGAGCAGCCCTAATAAATGTATCCGTCACTTACCCAATCAATAAATTAATATTTCGACAG atCCTCCATGGCACAAAAATATACCCAGCTTTCTTGCAGCTGCGAAGTGAGGGTATACACTACCTATACAGAGGCATCCTCCCACCACTATGTCAAAAAACGTTATCCTTATCGATAATGTTCGGAGTCTACGAAGAAGTCAAAAGACCTTTGATACAACTAGGATTCAATCCGTACGGTGCTAAAGCTATAGGCGCACTAGTGTCAGGAACAACGGAAGTTATATTAATGCCGTTCGAAAGAGTACAAACTATTTTAGCAGATTCTAAACATCATACTGATTTTAGGAACACTTTACATGTATTTAGGGAATTAGGCAAATTTGGCATTAGGGAATATTATCGTGGATTAGTTCCGATTGTACTTAGAAACGGGCCTTCGAACGTCGGCTTTTTTATATTACGGGAAGAAATGCAAAACAGATTCCCAAAGTACCAAAACGAGTTTTTAAGGACCTCTATAGAGTTTTTATGTGGGTCAATGATCGGAGTGTTGCTTTCAACGGTGTTTTATcctttaaatgtattaaaaattagAATGCAGACCAAAATAGGCGGATCTTTCGAGAATCCATGGAAAGTACTCATAGATATTTACAACGAACGAGGAGGGAAAATTAAGTATATTTACTACGGGGTCCAGGCGAATTACACGAGAGCTTTTATTAGTTGGGGGGTTATGAATACTGCCTACGAACACCTCAAGACTATGGCTAATGAAATTTAA